In Acaryochloris marina S15, a single genomic region encodes these proteins:
- a CDS encoding bifunctional diguanylate cyclase/phosphodiesterase, translated as MYAGGTQILMIEDDDQDVEIVRELLSINQNSVTLKHRRTLSTGITFLHETNTIDLVLLDLCLSDTQGLETFHKIHEMFPSIPLVILSGNTDETIAIEAMQDGAQDFLVKGRFNSTLLSRTIQYALERQKQQLELQYKNATLLALSEQLEVANRELERLATMDGLTRVYNRRQFDSVFQREWHRLYREEQPLSVILGDVDHFKAYNDTYGHQAGDQCLQQVAQAIARVAKRPADCVARYGGEEFVVLLPHTDLSGAIHVAEAVRTEVEELNIPHRNSSASHHISLSLGVASLVPSEDIPPSYLIESADQALYAAKDLGRNRVTAHTSDCTNPLQPTNHTLLWTRRIEQALEKDYFRLYAQPIHPLNQNREKQCFEILLRLCDQPGTVITPGVFLPIAEQKGYMNQIDHWVIEHLFADLHEIQANMQQNAQFFINLSAISCNNGQLMEFLQQQLTRFDLHPEEFCFEITESVALKNISNAAKLSNELKAIGCQVALDDFGNGLSSFMHLKSIPADYLKIDGSFVKDIDSDPVAMEIVGAIHRLAKSMGMQTIAEYVESEPILDKISSFGIDYAQGHYYAQAQPLIETLVASQSIPYRQGAEN; from the coding sequence ATGTATGCAGGCGGAACTCAAATTTTGATGATTGAGGATGATGATCAAGATGTAGAAATTGTTAGAGAATTGCTGAGTATCAACCAAAACTCAGTCACCCTCAAACATCGTCGGACACTTTCCACAGGGATCACGTTTCTGCATGAAACCAACACAATTGACTTAGTCTTATTGGATCTGTGCTTATCAGATACGCAGGGTCTCGAAACATTTCATAAGATTCACGAGATGTTCCCAAGTATCCCACTAGTCATCCTTTCTGGGAATACAGATGAAACGATAGCCATAGAAGCAATGCAGGATGGGGCTCAAGACTTTCTAGTCAAAGGGCGATTTAACAGCACCCTCCTCTCCCGCACGATTCAATATGCGTTAGAAAGACAAAAACAACAATTAGAGCTGCAGTATAAAAATGCAACATTATTAGCCCTTTCAGAACAACTAGAAGTTGCCAATCGTGAACTAGAACGCTTGGCGACCATGGATGGGCTAACACGAGTTTATAACCGACGTCAGTTTGATTCTGTTTTTCAAAGAGAATGGCATCGTTTATATCGCGAGGAACAACCGTTATCAGTGATTCTTGGCGATGTGGATCACTTCAAAGCCTATAACGATACTTACGGTCATCAAGCAGGAGACCAGTGTTTACAGCAAGTTGCTCAAGCCATTGCTAGAGTTGCTAAACGCCCCGCAGACTGTGTAGCTCGCTACGGTGGTGAAGAATTTGTAGTGCTGCTTCCTCACACGGATTTATCAGGAGCAATACACGTTGCAGAGGCTGTTCGGACAGAGGTTGAGGAACTCAATATTCCCCACCGTAATTCATCAGCTAGTCATCACATCAGCCTCAGTTTGGGCGTTGCGAGTCTTGTTCCAAGCGAAGATATTCCCCCCTCATATCTGATTGAATCTGCAGATCAAGCCTTATATGCAGCTAAGGATCTCGGTCGCAACCGGGTCACTGCTCATACATCTGATTGCACAAATCCCTTACAACCCACTAACCACACATTGTTGTGGACCAGAAGGATAGAGCAAGCTTTAGAAAAAGATTATTTCCGGCTCTATGCTCAACCCATCCACCCACTCAATCAGAATCGAGAGAAACAATGTTTTGAGATTTTACTTCGCTTATGCGATCAGCCTGGCACAGTCATTACTCCAGGTGTATTTTTACCCATCGCAGAACAAAAGGGCTATATGAATCAAATTGATCATTGGGTCATTGAGCATTTATTTGCAGATCTACATGAAATTCAAGCAAATATGCAGCAAAATGCTCAATTTTTCATCAATTTATCCGCTATAAGCTGTAATAATGGCCAGCTTATGGAATTTTTACAGCAACAGCTTACCCGTTTCGATTTACATCCAGAAGAATTTTGTTTTGAAATTACTGAAAGCGTTGCACTGAAAAACATATCCAATGCAGCTAAACTCAGTAACGAGTTGAAAGCAATCGGCTGTCAAGTTGCTTTAGATGATTTTGGCAATGGATTATCTTCATTCATGCATCTCAAATCCATTCCTGCAGATTATCTCAAAATCGATGGCTCTTTCGTCAAGGATATAGACTCTGATCCAGTTGCCATGGAAATTGTCGGAGCCATCCATAGACTAGCCAAAAGCATGGGGATGCAAACGATAGCAGAGTATGTGGAATCTGAGCCTATCCTCGACAAAATATCCAGTTTTGGTATCGATTATGCTCAAGGTCATTATTATGCCCAAGCCCAACCACTTATTGAAACCTTAGTGGCTTCCCAATCCATTCCATATCGTCAAGGAGCTGAAAATTAA
- a CDS encoding EAL domain-containing protein codes for MRSTKTHVLMIEDDEQDAEIVRSFLDNLPQLPLILQHKHTLSESINFLHNNESIDLILLDLTLSDAKGLDTFHQVHQAFPQKPLIILSGNSNQAVVQETLKEGATDFLIKGTFDSSALCYSIQHALEIQKQKLELELQNNALQALSKQLEIAQSEIKKLETIDSLTNFYNRTQFDDVFLSEWKRLQREEQPLALILCELDPIEAEIDPVSTTWEDHILHQIAEVMFHIIKRPADCIARYSENQFVILLPNTDILGATFIAEAIRIQVQKLGADYLSTSHHQPTTLSFGITGHVPRYLEAPSLLIEAAHQALIGAKARGRHQVNWQTIRDAKSELYTRQTLHWVGKLHQALQNDLFKLYVQPIHSLNRVSSIESFDILLRLCDQSGRACAPEMFLPMLEQYDFMAQIDQWMIEHLLLEHTQIYAHKKFEAIYFIKLSAATCKAGNLSELVQQQLNLYDFPASQLCFEISESVALKNLSSAVKLSQSLKALGCQIALDDFGVDFKTFKQLKPIKADYVKINGELVEGITEDPILHGILESIKRVADVMNSKTIAKQVRSEMTLNALDNLGINYAQGNHFERALPLKQYMSMQPSSMAH; via the coding sequence ATGCGATCAACAAAAACACATGTCTTAATGATTGAAGACGACGAACAGGATGCAGAGATCGTTCGTAGTTTTCTAGATAACTTGCCTCAACTACCATTAATACTTCAACATAAGCATACTTTATCGGAAAGCATCAATTTCTTACACAATAATGAGTCTATTGATCTAATCCTACTAGATCTCACGTTATCTGACGCTAAAGGTTTAGACACATTTCATCAAGTCCATCAAGCTTTTCCGCAAAAACCTCTCATTATTCTGAGTGGTAATTCAAACCAAGCCGTTGTTCAAGAAACACTGAAAGAGGGAGCAACAGATTTCTTAATCAAAGGTACTTTCGATAGTTCTGCTTTGTGTTACTCCATTCAACATGCTTTAGAAATTCAGAAACAAAAACTAGAACTAGAGCTCCAGAATAATGCCCTTCAAGCATTATCAAAGCAACTAGAAATAGCCCAGTCTGAGATCAAAAAGCTTGAAACGATTGACTCTCTTACCAATTTTTATAACCGAACTCAGTTTGACGACGTTTTCCTATCTGAATGGAAAAGACTACAGCGCGAAGAACAACCATTAGCCCTCATTCTCTGTGAGCTAGATCCGATTGAAGCTGAGATCGATCCAGTTTCTACAACCTGGGAAGATCATATTTTGCATCAAATCGCTGAGGTGATGTTCCACATCATTAAGCGTCCAGCAGATTGTATCGCTCGATATAGTGAAAATCAATTTGTGATCTTGTTACCCAATACCGATATTTTGGGAGCAACCTTCATTGCTGAAGCCATCCGCATTCAAGTCCAAAAACTGGGTGCAGATTATCTCTCAACCTCACACCATCAACCTACAACCCTCAGTTTTGGCATCACAGGCCATGTCCCGAGGTATCTAGAAGCACCCTCTTTATTGATTGAAGCTGCGCACCAAGCATTGATAGGAGCTAAAGCTCGCGGACGACATCAGGTCAATTGGCAAACGATTCGGGATGCTAAGTCTGAGTTATACACTCGCCAAACATTACATTGGGTGGGCAAGCTACACCAGGCATTACAAAACGATCTATTTAAGCTATATGTTCAGCCCATTCATTCATTGAATAGAGTAAGTAGCATAGAGAGTTTCGATATTTTACTGCGACTCTGCGATCAATCCGGTCGAGCTTGTGCTCCCGAAATGTTTCTGCCCATGCTTGAACAGTATGATTTTATGGCTCAGATTGACCAGTGGATGATTGAGCACTTGTTGTTAGAACACACACAGATTTATGCACATAAGAAGTTTGAGGCTATTTACTTTATCAAGCTCTCTGCTGCAACCTGTAAGGCGGGAAATCTATCTGAGCTGGTCCAACAACAGCTCAATCTATACGACTTTCCAGCTAGTCAACTTTGCTTTGAAATTTCAGAATCAGTTGCATTGAAAAATTTATCCTCGGCGGTGAAACTTTCACAATCCCTTAAAGCGTTAGGCTGTCAGATTGCTTTAGATGATTTCGGTGTAGATTTCAAGACTTTTAAACAGTTGAAACCTATAAAAGCAGATTACGTAAAAATCAATGGAGAGCTGGTTGAAGGTATTACTGAAGATCCCATATTGCATGGAATTTTAGAGTCAATCAAGCGAGTAGCTGATGTCATGAATTCCAAAACCATCGCCAAGCAAGTTAGATCAGAAATGACCCTTAACGCACTAGATAACCTAGGAATTAACTATGCCCAGGGAAATCATTTTGAGCGAGCCCTTCCCCTCAAACAGTATATGAGCATGCAACCTTCATCTATGGCCCACTAA
- a CDS encoding type II secretion system protein J, translating to MTRKLVNRRQICSKSMAGFTLTELLVGGVISFFVVTLSGYGLVSILTTSTTTNAQNERRVELNRAGDFIAQEIRTAANIALDASVISEQPAEFLLGISSTVSQVQPVLMLKMAQTNLVPIVYYLATPPSGIWQGPKAIYRWGPAYDDQGTYINPGEPTQWSHEPLIDLIESDGSLPSCENGWNGSGTPGFFACVNATGEIAKVYQTGRINKVLDQTAPYRYSTTTAIRALKVAQNTGNSLDTESSSPSCILLMDEDSIDSDVPSIVQAAQSKGITVDALINKNNPTQQGNPALLWNTSYSGDTVTIPTGQTGDEGVFSLPQTLNGKNGPLSLNDFLAGNESQADLDEVQNVQPLGNTQLDDLVGQSCTAIVYNSDISINVDPQQANLQGARLGRFNFTVQAVVSSSDTN from the coding sequence ATGACTAGAAAGCTCGTGAATAGAAGGCAAATCTGCAGCAAATCGATGGCAGGATTTACCCTAACGGAATTGTTGGTGGGGGGTGTCATTAGCTTCTTTGTCGTTACCCTGAGCGGTTATGGTCTAGTCTCTATTCTCACCACCAGCACCACCACCAACGCCCAAAATGAACGACGTGTAGAACTGAATCGGGCCGGAGACTTTATTGCTCAGGAAATCAGAACTGCCGCAAACATTGCCCTGGACGCCTCTGTGATTTCTGAGCAACCCGCTGAGTTCTTATTGGGCATTAGTTCGACCGTATCTCAAGTCCAGCCTGTCCTGATGCTAAAAATGGCTCAGACCAACTTAGTACCGATTGTCTACTATCTCGCTACACCCCCCAGCGGTATTTGGCAGGGACCCAAAGCGATCTATCGGTGGGGACCCGCCTATGACGATCAGGGAACCTATATCAATCCTGGTGAGCCAACACAATGGTCCCATGAGCCCCTTATTGATCTGATTGAAAGCGATGGCTCACTGCCGAGCTGTGAAAATGGATGGAATGGCAGTGGCACCCCTGGTTTCTTTGCCTGCGTTAATGCCACAGGCGAAATCGCCAAAGTCTATCAAACCGGGCGAATTAACAAAGTTCTAGACCAAACTGCCCCTTACCGATATAGCACCACAACGGCCATCCGTGCCTTAAAGGTTGCCCAGAATACCGGTAATTCACTTGACACAGAATCAAGCTCACCCTCCTGCATTCTGCTCATGGATGAAGACAGCATAGACAGTGATGTCCCCAGTATTGTGCAAGCAGCCCAAAGCAAAGGCATCACTGTTGACGCCTTGATTAATAAAAATAACCCCACCCAACAAGGGAATCCTGCCTTGCTTTGGAATACCAGTTACTCAGGAGACACGGTGACCATTCCCACCGGGCAAACCGGAGATGAAGGCGTCTTTTCCCTACCCCAAACTCTGAATGGAAAAAATGGCCCCTTATCCCTCAATGACTTCTTAGCTGGGAATGAGTCCCAAGCCGATCTTGATGAAGTCCAAAATGTTCAGCCCTTAGGTAATACTCAACTCGATGATTTAGTGGGACAATCCTGCACTGCCATTGTCTATAACAGCGACATTTCCATTAATGTTGATCCACAACAGGCGAATCTCCAAGGTGCACGCCTAGGACGGTTTAATTTCACCGTTCAGGCTGTTGTATCCAGTTCTGATACCAATTAG
- a CDS encoding CHAT domain-containing protein, with protein sequence MPRQNPTLAKSRLGGMRSHPRFFQCQGKFPNLIGLISLCSIWAYSLPSSAQYNRPVIPPKATQNFLAMERSFEKEFEAYFGEDLAEVTQDPADVAQTLSRISQTTGTHPGVLWIIPREDHLHLVLLLPGGQPIVRDLYDVPRSKLLKTVATFRDQAQDPGKWDLESAQQLHQWLIAPFEKDHLQAANIDTLLFCLGSGLRGLPLAALHDGEQYLVEQYSLTNIPAFNLIQTEYTPRKRGKILAGGASEFLQLESLPSVPTEISAILTFLQERLPNQAQWQGQALLNRNFTLKNLKTQLNEQTYNIIHLATHAEFNPGQPRQSFIQFRDTQLRLDQMNTLDWSRPSLDLLVLSACKTALGDKTAELGFAGIALKAGVKTALGSLWYVSDVGTLAIMSEFYQQLPRHKTKSEALRQAQLRMLRGQIRVQNGQLTLSNTPLPLPSEVSDITDIDFTHPFYWSGFTMISSPW encoded by the coding sequence ATGCCGAGACAGAATCCAACCCTTGCTAAATCCAGACTAGGGGGGATGCGATCGCACCCACGTTTCTTCCAGTGCCAAGGTAAATTCCCCAACCTCATTGGACTGATCAGCCTCTGCAGTATCTGGGCCTATTCCTTGCCAAGTTCTGCTCAATACAACCGCCCAGTTATCCCTCCCAAAGCGACCCAAAATTTCTTAGCTATGGAGCGTAGCTTCGAAAAAGAATTTGAAGCCTATTTTGGCGAAGATCTAGCAGAAGTCACCCAAGATCCCGCCGATGTTGCCCAAACCCTTAGCCGCATTAGCCAAACCACTGGAACCCATCCAGGGGTATTGTGGATCATTCCTCGTGAGGATCATCTACATCTAGTCTTGCTATTACCCGGCGGCCAGCCCATTGTCCGCGACCTATACGATGTCCCTCGCTCAAAACTTCTAAAAACCGTCGCTACCTTTCGAGATCAAGCACAAGATCCTGGCAAGTGGGATCTAGAATCGGCTCAACAACTTCACCAATGGCTGATTGCCCCCTTTGAGAAAGATCATCTCCAAGCTGCCAACATTGATACCTTATTGTTTTGCTTAGGCAGTGGACTCCGAGGCTTACCTCTAGCTGCCTTACATGACGGTGAGCAGTATCTGGTCGAACAGTATAGCCTCACCAATATTCCGGCATTCAACCTGATTCAAACCGAATATACCCCTCGTAAGCGGGGAAAAATATTAGCAGGTGGAGCTTCCGAGTTCTTGCAACTAGAGTCTCTACCGTCCGTCCCCACGGAAATTTCAGCCATTTTGACCTTCCTTCAGGAACGTCTACCAAACCAAGCCCAGTGGCAGGGCCAAGCCTTACTCAATCGCAATTTCACCCTCAAAAACCTCAAAACTCAGTTAAACGAGCAAACCTACAATATTATTCACCTCGCCACCCATGCCGAATTTAATCCTGGCCAGCCCCGTCAGTCATTTATTCAATTCCGGGATACCCAACTTCGACTAGACCAAATGAATACGCTGGATTGGTCCCGACCCAGCCTCGATCTCTTAGTACTGAGTGCTTGTAAAACAGCCTTGGGCGACAAAACCGCTGAGTTAGGATTTGCTGGTATCGCCCTCAAAGCAGGCGTTAAAACAGCCTTAGGAAGTCTCTGGTATGTCAGTGATGTCGGCACCCTAGCCATTATGAGCGAGTTTTACCAACAACTCCCCCGCCACAAGACCAAATCAGAAGCTCTGCGTCAAGCTCAATTGCGAATGCTTCGAGGTCAAATTCGGGTCCAAAATGGACAACTCACCCTTTCCAACACTCCCTTACCTCTACCGAGTGAAGTCTCCGATATTACCGATATCGATTTCACCCATCCCTTCTATTGGTCAGGCTTTACGATGATCAGTAGTCCTTGGTAA
- a CDS encoding glycoside hydrolase family 113 produces MKFRFRWLILAFLVPIVIFLSQPSPAWSFYLGGTQVNEPDASVWVQELKSAEMNTVEVTVYATQAEWNSANLRYDPEDEGVLQEIRAAKAAGLNVVLILRLALDHAYPQNNFIWHGLTMPKTDAQLADWFETYTAFVTQWAEIAEAEGVDMLGLGSEMNALTSTLPVQDVPDLEHYYLDPIEQRALIHNLLKYKNQIPFAELQLKGGYQFPTLEAFLEERLQAWQVWAKQVSYQGETDPIAAINRRRQRLDQHWRHLIRQTRQIYSGKLTYAANFDQYQSVGFWDALDMIGVNAYFPLRSQPQFRSQRQLKQQLSSGWRKILGDIDTFRRDQAIQNKPVIFTELGYTRWDQNTLAPWSYSGFSLVGKPGQQDVILWTMQPTNDQERVLAVQALYQTVKRHYPNLLQGILYWKISTQPDHQSFEPFVLILNDSPVDPLQKTLEKFIK; encoded by the coding sequence ATGAAGTTTAGGTTTCGCTGGTTAATCCTGGCCTTTTTAGTGCCCATTGTGATTTTTTTGAGCCAGCCTAGTCCGGCCTGGTCATTTTATTTGGGGGGAACACAGGTCAATGAACCCGATGCATCGGTCTGGGTACAGGAACTGAAATCAGCGGAAATGAATACGGTGGAGGTGACGGTCTATGCCACCCAAGCCGAATGGAATTCGGCCAATCTTAGATATGACCCTGAAGATGAGGGGGTGCTGCAAGAGATTCGGGCGGCTAAAGCTGCAGGACTGAATGTCGTATTGATTTTGCGGCTTGCCTTAGATCATGCCTATCCCCAAAATAATTTTATTTGGCATGGACTGACGATGCCAAAGACGGACGCCCAACTGGCTGACTGGTTTGAGACCTACACTGCTTTTGTGACCCAATGGGCTGAGATTGCCGAAGCGGAAGGGGTCGATATGTTGGGACTAGGCAGTGAAATGAATGCCTTGACTTCCACGTTGCCGGTCCAGGATGTGCCGGATTTAGAGCACTACTATCTCGACCCGATTGAGCAGCGGGCGCTAATCCATAATCTGCTGAAGTACAAAAACCAGATTCCCTTTGCCGAACTACAGCTGAAAGGGGGATATCAATTCCCGACCCTAGAGGCGTTTTTGGAGGAGCGACTCCAGGCTTGGCAAGTTTGGGCAAAGCAGGTGAGCTATCAAGGGGAAACGGATCCGATCGCTGCAATCAACCGTCGTCGTCAACGCCTAGATCAGCACTGGCGGCACCTGATTCGGCAGACTCGCCAGATCTATTCTGGCAAACTGACCTATGCGGCAAACTTTGATCAGTATCAGTCGGTGGGTTTTTGGGATGCCCTGGATATGATTGGGGTGAATGCGTATTTCCCGTTGCGATCGCAACCCCAATTCCGAAGTCAACGACAGTTGAAGCAACAGCTCTCATCAGGATGGCGGAAAATCCTGGGGGATATAGACACATTTCGTCGTGACCAAGCCATTCAGAATAAGCCTGTAATCTTTACGGAGTTGGGCTATACCCGCTGGGACCAAAATACCCTAGCCCCTTGGAGCTATAGCGGTTTTTCTTTGGTTGGCAAGCCAGGACAGCAAGATGTGATTTTGTGGACGATGCAGCCCACGAATGATCAGGAGCGGGTGTTGGCGGTGCAAGCCCTTTATCAAACCGTCAAAAGGCATTACCCCAATTTATTACAGGGCATTCTGTATTGGAAAATTTCAACCCAACCGGATCACCAGTCCTTTGAGCCATTTGTGTTGATTTTGAATGACTCGCCAGTCGATCCATTGCAAAAGACCTTAGAGAAGTTTATAAAGTAG
- a CDS encoding M28 family peptidase produces the protein MGSPLQERLSQHLSHLTRERDPYLATAGHFFVKEYIYQELSQWGTVRRHTFRTLKKVAKSVHENLILSLPGTQSLPPILIGAHFDGVPGSPGADDNATGVAVLLELAQHFHHHPARHPIQIIGFDLEEYGRLGSQAYAQELRQTKTRITTMISLEMLGYIDSREHTQRYPAGLEYFYPSTGNFIALLGNLRSIPTIFKMSTHLKRSGAPCEWLPIPLRGTPIPDTRRSDHASFWDYGYSALMVTDTADSRNPHYHKPSDTIATLNLDFLESIYNGLVQAIQTGI, from the coding sequence ATGGGTAGTCCTTTACAAGAACGCCTCTCACAACATTTATCCCACCTAACCCGGGAACGCGACCCCTATCTCGCAACAGCCGGACATTTTTTCGTCAAAGAATACATCTACCAAGAACTCAGCCAATGGGGAACAGTACGTCGGCATACCTTTAGAACACTCAAAAAAGTTGCCAAAAGCGTTCATGAAAACCTAATCTTGTCCTTACCCGGCACCCAGTCCCTACCTCCAATTCTCATTGGAGCCCATTTTGATGGCGTCCCCGGCTCTCCCGGAGCAGATGATAATGCAACCGGGGTCGCAGTCCTTCTAGAACTAGCCCAGCATTTCCATCACCATCCGGCTCGTCATCCCATCCAGATTATTGGTTTTGATCTAGAAGAATATGGACGATTAGGGAGTCAAGCCTATGCCCAAGAACTAAGGCAAACCAAAACCCGTATCACCACCATGATCAGCCTAGAAATGCTGGGCTATATTGACTCAAGAGAGCATACTCAGCGATATCCGGCGGGGCTTGAGTATTTTTATCCTTCCACTGGTAACTTCATTGCCCTACTCGGCAATCTTCGCTCCATTCCCACCATATTTAAAATGTCCACTCACCTAAAACGCAGTGGCGCTCCTTGTGAGTGGCTTCCCATCCCCTTACGCGGCACTCCCATTCCAGATACCCGCCGTAGTGACCATGCCTCCTTTTGGGATTATGGGTATTCCGCGTTGATGGTGACGGATACGGCTGATTCAAGAAATCCCCACTACCACAAACCCAGTGATACCATTGCCACCCTCAATCTAGATTTCCTCGAGTCAATCTACAATGGCTTGGTTCAAGCTATCCAAACTGGAATATAG
- a CDS encoding diguanylate cyclase domain-containing protein produces MQLSDTRILMIEDDEQDVEIIRELLEGRHSFPTALEHRSSLAEGIARLHHEPAVDLVLLDLSLTDASNLEAFQQIQLNFPEMPLIILSGNLDPSRALYLLQQGAQDCLFKGHFDATILRCSIQFALERQNLWLELREKNKVLEKISKELKVANHKLEKISAIDSLTHINNRRRFDSIFLAEWIRMMREQQPLSLILCDVDHFKAYNDTYGHPAGDKCLQQVARALSAVAKRSADCVARYGGEEFVVVLPNTDQAGALHVAETIRSEIEALSIPHSSSSVSHYVSLSLGVACIIPSKAIAPSQLIELADQALYVAKKQGRNRTHTLELIQT; encoded by the coding sequence GTGCAGCTCAGTGATACCCGGATTTTAATGATTGAGGATGATGAGCAGGATGTAGAAATCATCAGAGAATTACTAGAGGGCCGTCATAGTTTCCCTACAGCTCTTGAGCATCGGAGTTCACTCGCAGAAGGGATAGCTCGACTTCATCATGAACCTGCCGTTGACCTTGTGCTTCTTGATTTATCTTTAACGGATGCCAGTAATCTAGAAGCTTTTCAACAAATTCAACTGAATTTTCCAGAAATGCCTCTGATCATTCTCAGTGGTAATTTAGATCCATCTAGAGCATTATATCTATTGCAACAAGGTGCACAAGATTGTCTATTTAAAGGGCATTTTGATGCTACCATCCTACGTTGCTCAATTCAATTTGCTCTAGAAAGACAGAATCTTTGGTTGGAATTAAGAGAGAAGAATAAGGTCTTAGAAAAAATTTCAAAAGAGCTCAAAGTAGCTAACCATAAACTCGAAAAAATATCAGCGATAGATAGTTTAACTCACATCAATAATCGACGTCGATTTGATTCGATATTTCTGGCAGAATGGATTCGAATGATGCGAGAACAGCAACCTCTATCCCTGATTCTCTGTGATGTCGATCACTTTAAGGCGTATAACGACACCTATGGACACCCTGCGGGTGATAAATGTCTACAGCAGGTTGCCCGAGCCCTTTCTGCTGTAGCTAAGCGTTCTGCAGACTGTGTAGCTCGTTATGGTGGAGAAGAATTTGTGGTGGTGCTACCTAACACCGATCAAGCTGGAGCGCTTCATGTCGCTGAAACCATTAGATCGGAAATCGAAGCTCTCAGTATTCCCCATAGCTCTTCCTCTGTCAGTCATTATGTTAGCCTCAGCTTAGGAGTAGCTTGTATCATTCCAAGCAAAGCGATAGCCCCATCTCAGTTGATTGAGCTGGCAGATCAAGCTCTATATGTGGCAAAAAAACAAGGCCGTAATCGAACTCATACTCTTGAATTGATCCAAACATAA
- a CDS encoding RNA polymerase sigma factor SigF, which produces MAYQTSLQSQTMELLVAYRQKPSVKLRNRLVRLNMGLVRKVAHRLTHQCAEPYEDLEQCGFLGLITAIERFDPSQGYAFSSFAVPYIRGEILHFLRDRANTVRIPRRWQQLSRDAAKARQALTMELGRQPNDQEIADALKLSMQEWRSVKLATTNRVPLSLNARVSSGHSQSDSAMTLGDTLMDVHSQILQANQEDRIELQQALNQLEDRTRIMIESVFFQQLSRQEVAKRIGVSSVTVTRNMKKGIDKMIDLLQQQQPNALQAEH; this is translated from the coding sequence ATGGCTTATCAAACTTCTCTTCAATCGCAAACCATGGAACTTTTGGTCGCTTATCGTCAAAAGCCTTCCGTTAAATTAAGAAACCGTCTTGTGCGATTGAACATGGGTCTGGTTCGCAAGGTTGCTCACCGTCTAACCCATCAGTGCGCTGAGCCCTACGAAGATCTAGAGCAATGCGGATTTCTAGGTTTGATTACTGCCATTGAGCGATTTGACCCCTCCCAAGGATATGCCTTCAGCTCCTTCGCAGTACCTTACATTCGCGGCGAAATTCTCCACTTCCTCCGGGATCGAGCTAACACGGTTCGTATTCCCCGCCGCTGGCAACAGCTCAGCCGCGATGCTGCTAAAGCCAGACAAGCACTCACCATGGAATTGGGTCGTCAGCCTAACGATCAAGAAATCGCTGATGCCCTCAAGCTCTCCATGCAGGAATGGCGCTCTGTTAAACTCGCCACCACCAATCGCGTTCCCCTCAGCCTCAATGCTCGGGTCTCCTCTGGCCACTCCCAATCCGATTCTGCCATGACCCTGGGTGACACCCTTATGGATGTCCACAGCCAAATCCTTCAGGCCAACCAAGAAGACCGCATCGAACTCCAACAAGCCTTAAACCAGCTTGAAGATCGGACTCGGATCATGATTGAGTCAGTCTTTTTCCAACAGCTCTCCCGCCAAGAAGTCGCTAAGCGCATCGGCGTCAGCTCCGTCACCGTTACCCGCAACATGAAAAAGGGTATCGACAAGATGATCGATTTGCTCCAACAGCAACAGCCCAACGCACTGCAAGCTGAGCACTAA